One region of Juglans regia cultivar Chandler chromosome 4, Walnut 2.0, whole genome shotgun sequence genomic DNA includes:
- the LOC108986423 gene encoding leucine-rich repeat receptor-like serine/threonine-protein kinase BAM3, whose translation MAASDMRSVSFYFIILVFLTTSLPVSAHYPSLKRQASILVSLKQTFESFDPSLSSWNVSNYLSLCSWTGVLCDRTNRLVVSLDISNFNISGSLSPAITELVSLVNLSVAANSFSGSFPPDVHKLGRLQVLNMSTNMFSGDLNWEFSQLKELVVLDAYDNTFNGSLPLGVTQLPKLQHLDFGGNFFTGKIPPSYGDMKQLNYLSLAGNSLGGFIPRELGNLTNLQQLLLGYYNEFDGGIPSELGKLINLFHLDLASCGLEGPIPPELGNLINLDTIFLQINQLNGWIPPQLGNLSSLKTLDLSNNALTGAIPVEFSGLHELTLLNLFINKLHGEIPRAIAELPKLEVLKMWQNNFTGAIPSKLGQNSRLIELDLSSNKLTGLVPKSLCLGRKLKILILLHNFLFGPLPDDLGQCYTLQRVRIGHNYLTGSIPNGFLHLPELSLMELYNNYLSGPLPQDTSKVPSKLVQLNLSNNRLSGTLPTSIGNFPRLQILLLNGNRFTGEIPFDMGQLKNILTLDLSRNNFSGRIPPEIGNCLLLTSLDLSQNQFTGPIPVQISQIHILNYLNVSWNHLNQSLPKEIGSMKSLTSADFSHNNFSGPIPETGQYSVFNSTSFAGNPQLCGPYLSPCNYLSSSPLESHNHSGSRPQVPAKFKLIFALGLLLCSLVFAVLAIIKTRKMRRNSNSWKLTAFQKLEFGSEDILECIKENNIIGRGGAGIVYTGTMPNGEEVAVKKLLGISKGSSHDNGLSAEIRTLGKIRHRNIVRLLAFCSNKETNLLVYEYMPNGSLGEVLHGKSGGHLKWETRLKIAIEAAKGLCYLHHDCSPLIIHRDVKSNNILLNSDCEAHVADFGLAKFLQDTGTSECMSAIAGSYGYIAPEYAYTLKVDEKSDVYSFGVVLLELVTGRKPVGNFGEEGLDIVQWAKMQTNSRKERVVKILDERLVADFPLDEAMQVFFVAMLCVQEHSVERPTMREVVQMLAEAQQLNTFRMQ comes from the exons ATGGCAGCTTCTGATATGAGGTCCGTCTCcttctattttataattcttgtCTTTCTAACAACTTCTCTTCCTGTCTCGGCACATTATCCATCTCTCAAAAGGCAAGCTTCAATCCTGGTTTCTCTCAAACAAACTTTCGAGTCCTTCGATCCTTCTCTAAGTAGCTGGAATGTATCGAACTACTTGTCCCTTTGTTCTTGGACTGGTGTCCTTTGTGACAGAACGAACAGATTAGTCGTTTCACTAGACATATCAAATTTCAACATCTCTGGTTCTCTCTCCCCTGCAATCACAGAACTTGTTAGCCTTGTTAATCTTTCAGTCGCCGCAAACAGCTTTTCCGGCTCTTTTCCGCCAGATGTTCACAAGCTAGGAAGACTTCAGGTCCTCAACATGTCCACCAACATGTTCAGTGGAGATTTGAACTGGGAGTTCTCTCAGTTGAAAGAGCTTGTTGTGCTAGACGCTTATGATAACACTTTCAATGGCTCACTTCCTTTGGGTGTCACTCAACTTCCCAAGCTGCAACACTTGGACTTTGGCGGGAATTTCTTCACTGGGAAAATACCTCCAAGCTATGGAGATATGAAGCAGCTCAATTATCTTTCACTTGCAGGAAATTCATTGGGCGGGTTCATACCAAGGGAACTTGGTAATCTTACTAATCTCCAGCAGCTTCTTTTGGGTTACTACAACGAATTTGATGGTGGAATCCCATCAGAGTTGGGTAAGCTGATCAATCTGTTTCATCTAGACCTTGCAAGTTGTGGACTGGAGGGTCCAATTCCTCCAGAGTTGGGCAATCTGATAAACTTAGACACTATATTCTTGCAAATAAATCAACTCAATGGTTGGATCCCTCCTCAACTCGGGAATCTGAGTAGTCTGAAAACTCTTGATCTTTCGAATAATGCACTAACCGGAGCTATCCCGGTGGAGTTCTCAGGCCTCCATGAGCTTACACTCTTGAACTTATTCATCAACAAACTTCATGGTGAGATCCCTCGTGCCATTGCAGAGCTACCCAAGTTAGAAGTCCTAAAAATGTGGCAGAATAACTTCACCGGAGCCATTCCTTCCAAGCTTGGTCAGAACAGTAGACTAATTGAGCTTGATTTGTCAAGTAATAAGCTCACTGGATTGGTACCTAAATCTCTATGCTTGGGAAGGAAGTTGAAGATCTTGATTTTACTACACAATTTTCTGTTTGGCCCTCTGCCTGATGATCTTGGCCAATGTTACACTCTCCAAAGAGTTCGAATTGGTCATAATTATTTGACTGGCTCGATACCAAATGGATTTCTGCACTTGCCTGAGCTATCACTCATGGAATTGTACAATAATTATCTTAGTGGGCCACTTCCGCAGGACACAAGCAAGGTACCCTCGAAACTCGTCCAGCTAAATCTTTCAAATAATCGCTTATCTGGGACTCTTCCTACTTCTATTGGAAACTTCCCCAGATTGCAGATTCTTCTACTAAATGGAAACCGATTCACAGGAGAGATTCCATTCGACATGGGCCAGTTGAAAAATATCCTAACTTTGGATCTGAGTAGAAACAACTTTTCAGGCAGAATCCCTCCTGAGATTGGTAATTGCCTCTTGCTGACTTCCTTGGATTTGAGTCAAAACCAGTTTACAGGCCCAATCCCTGttcaaatttcacaaattcatatattaaattatctcaATGTCTCATGGAACCACCTTAACCAGAGCCTCCCTAAGGAAATTGGGTCCATGAAGAGCTTAACATCAGCGGATTTCTCCCACAATAACTTCTCTGGTCCAATACCAGAAACAGGACAATATTCAGTATTCAACTCTACATCCTTTGCTGGTAACCCTCAGCTCTGTGGTCCTTACTTGAGCCCCTGCAACTATTTATCAAGCTCACCATTAGAATCCCACAACCATAGTGGCAGCAGGCCTCAAGTCCCTGCAAAATTTAAGCTTATTTTTGCTTTGGGACTCCTGCTATGCTCGTTGGTATTTGCTGTTCTAGCAATCATAAAAACCAGAAAGATGAGGAGGAATTCAAATTCGTGGAAGCTCACGGCATTCCAGAAGCTAGAATTTGGAAGTGAAGACATTCTGGAATgcataaaggaaaataatattataggaAGAGGTGGAGCTGGGATTGTGTACACAGGAACAATGCCAAATGGGGAGGAAGTAGCTGTGAAGAAGCTGTTGGGAATAAGCAAAGGCTCTTCCCATGATAATGGCCTCTCTGCAGAAATACGTACACTGGGGAAAATCCGTCACAGGAATATTGTGCGATTGCTGGCCTTTTGTTCAAATAAAGAGACCAACTTGCTTGTATACGAATACATGCCAAATGGAAGTCTAGGCGAAGTTCTGCATGGGAAGAGTGGTGGTCATCTGAAGTGGGAGACTAGGCTTAAAATAGCCATTGAAGCCGCAAAAGGATTGTGTTATTTGCATCATGATTGTTCCCCTCTGATAATCCATCGGGATGTCAAATCCAACAACATTTTACTTAACTCAGATTGCGAAGCTCATGTGGCAGATTTTGGACTCGCCAAGTTTTTGCAAGATACTGGAACATCAGAGTGCATGTCTGCAATTGCAGGCTCTTATGGCTATATAGCTCCAG AATACGCGTACACATTGAAAGTTGACGAGAAAAGTGATGTCTACAGCTTCGGGGTGGTGCTCCTAGAACTCGTAACGGGAAGGAAACCAGTTGGTAATTTTGGTGAAGAAGGGTTAGACATTGTTCAGTGGGCTAAGATGCAGACTAACTCACGCAAAGAAAGAGTTGTGAAAATTCTGGACGAACGGCTGGTGGCTGACTTTCCACTAGATGAAGCAATGCAGGTGTTCTTCGTCGCAATGTTATGTGTTCAAGAGCACAGCGTGGAGCGCCCCACCATGAGAGAAGTTGTTCAGATGCTTGCAGAAGCTCAACAACTTAATACGTTTCGAATGCAATGA